From the genome of Flavobacterium ovatum, one region includes:
- the fahA gene encoding fumarylacetoacetase, protein MPITANDTKRKSWLSVPENSDFPIQNIPFGVFLTRENVVTVGTRIGDFAIDLGALQQMNYFSGIELTDDMFMQDTLNDFISDGKKTWRLVRNRIADIFDEKNPTLRDNEKHRDIVIFNIAEVEMQLPVLIGDYTDFCSSKEHATNVGKMLRDPENALFPNWLHIPIGYHGRSSSIIPTDIPIHRPIGQTLPAGESTPVLGPSRSVDFELETAFITTDANIMGEMIPISEAEDYIFGMVLMNDWSARDIQKWEYLPLGPFLSKNFATSISPWIVTLDALEPFKVPGPKQVPSPLPYLQQKGKHSFDIQLEVAIQPEGSTPTVVSKSNFKHMYWTMNQQLTHHTSNGCRVNSGDMMGSGTISGPTQDSYGSMLELTWGGKNPIQLNDGTERKFINDNDTVIMNGFCKNSQVQIGFGEVKTKLLPPFVRK, encoded by the coding sequence ATGCCAATTACCGCTAACGATACTAAAAGAAAATCTTGGTTGTCAGTCCCTGAAAACAGTGATTTTCCTATTCAAAACATTCCGTTTGGCGTTTTTTTAACAAGAGAAAACGTGGTCACTGTAGGAACCCGAATAGGTGATTTTGCTATTGATTTAGGTGCTTTGCAGCAAATGAATTATTTCTCAGGAATTGAATTGACTGATGATATGTTCATGCAAGACACTTTAAATGATTTTATATCTGATGGAAAAAAAACATGGAGGCTAGTTCGAAACAGAATTGCTGATATTTTTGACGAAAAAAACCCAACACTAAGAGACAACGAAAAGCACCGAGATATCGTTATTTTTAACATTGCAGAAGTCGAAATGCAATTACCTGTATTAATCGGTGATTATACCGATTTTTGTTCAAGTAAAGAACATGCTACCAACGTAGGTAAGATGCTTCGTGATCCCGAAAACGCACTGTTTCCTAATTGGTTGCATATTCCAATCGGATATCATGGAAGAAGTTCCTCGATAATCCCAACTGATATTCCTATACACAGGCCAATTGGTCAAACACTTCCTGCAGGAGAGTCTACACCGGTTTTAGGACCATCACGTTCAGTCGATTTTGAACTAGAAACCGCCTTCATCACTACTGATGCTAATATTATGGGAGAAATGATTCCCATAAGTGAGGCTGAAGATTATATTTTCGGAATGGTATTGATGAATGATTGGAGCGCAAGAGATATCCAAAAATGGGAATACTTACCTTTAGGTCCCTTTTTATCAAAAAATTTCGCTACTTCTATTTCGCCATGGATTGTAACATTAGATGCCCTAGAGCCATTTAAAGTCCCTGGCCCAAAACAAGTACCTAGCCCTTTACCTTATTTACAACAAAAAGGAAAGCACTCATTTGACATTCAACTTGAAGTTGCCATCCAACCAGAAGGCTCAACACCAACTGTGGTTAGTAAATCAAACTTTAAACACATGTACTGGACTATGAACCAACAGCTAACACATCACACATCTAATGGCTGTAGAGTAAATTCAGGTGACATGATGGGTTCTGGAACTATTTCTGGCCCTACACAAGATAGTTATGGCTCTATGTTAGAACTTACTTGGGGAGGTAAAAACCCAATACAATTAAATGATGGGACAGAACGTAAATTTATTAATGATAACGATACTGTTATCATGAATGGATTCTGCAAAAACAGTCAAGTTCAAATAGGTTTTGGAGAGGTTAAAACTAAATTACTTCCTCCATTTGTAAGAAAATAA
- the ygiD gene encoding 4,5-DOPA dioxygenase extradiol: MNTLDSLHTISSTFSSTEKMPVLFLGHGSPMNAIEENQFVAGFRNIAKILPQPNAILCISAHWFTKGTKITAMKMPRTIHDFGGFPKELFDIQYPAKGNPHLAIETKELLLPTEIELDQEWGLDHGAWSVIKHLYPDANVPVIQLSIDYSKPAQYHYDLAKKLSSLRHKGILIIGSGNIIHNLRLFDFANFDKENYGFDWAIEAREKINHFLLDNNFQALIDYDKQGKALQLAIPTLDHYLPLIYTLGLKEKKEELILFNDKLVGGAASMTSVRIV; this comes from the coding sequence ATGAATACTTTAGATAGCTTACATACCATTTCAAGTACTTTTTCCAGTACTGAAAAAATGCCTGTTTTATTCTTAGGACACGGTAGTCCAATGAATGCTATTGAGGAAAATCAATTTGTGGCAGGTTTTAGAAATATTGCTAAAATCTTGCCACAGCCGAATGCGATTTTGTGCATTTCGGCGCATTGGTTTACTAAAGGAACAAAGATTACTGCGATGAAAATGCCTAGAACGATTCACGATTTTGGTGGTTTTCCAAAAGAATTATTTGATATACAATATCCAGCTAAAGGAAATCCACATTTGGCAATAGAAACCAAAGAATTGTTATTGCCAACTGAGATCGAACTCGATCAAGAATGGGGATTGGATCACGGTGCATGGAGTGTAATTAAACATTTATATCCCGATGCTAATGTTCCAGTGATTCAGTTGAGTATTGATTACTCAAAACCCGCTCAATACCATTATGATTTAGCTAAAAAATTGAGCAGTTTACGACATAAAGGTATTTTGATTATTGGTAGCGGGAATATCATTCACAATTTACGATTATTTGATTTCGCTAATTTCGACAAAGAAAATTATGGTTTTGATTGGGCAATAGAAGCTAGAGAGAAAATAAACCATTTTTTATTGGATAACAATTTCCAAGCCTTGATAGATTACGATAAACAAGGTAAAGCTTTGCAGTTGGCAATTCCAACACTAGATCATTATTTGCCTCTAATTTATACTTTGGGGTTGAAAGAAAAGAAAGAAGAATTGATTTTGTTTAATGATAAATTAGTGGGAGGCGCAGCGAGTATGACTTCGGTTAGGATTGTGTAG
- a CDS encoding AAA family ATPase, with protein sequence MNSSLFYSLLRKKFPFTPTYQQDIFFQKIAIFLTDTYDDTIFVLKGYAGTGKTTVISTIVNNLVEINKKYVLLAPTGRAAKVIANYSEKPAFTIHKKIYFPKKSSGGGVSFILQPNKHKNTIFIVDEASMISDTNSDSKLYESSSLLDDLISYVYSGTNCKMILLGDTAQLPPVNLDVSPALDIDTLSLHYNKEIDHIELDEVMRQEEDSGILYNATELRALLKDSFITDFQFDVKKFKDIVRLVDGYDIQDAINSAYSNYSIEDTAFIVRSNKRANQYNEQIRTKILDKENELSTGDFLMVVKNNYFWLKDSDEAGFIANGDIIEVLEIFTIIELYGFKFAKVKIRMVDYPNQKPFETVLLLDTIKSESPSLSYEDSNRLYEEVMKDYESETTKYKKFQKVKANEYFNGLQVKFSYAITCHKSQGGQWNTVFIEQPYLPNGIDRDYIRWLYTAMTRAKSKLYLIGFKDESFVE encoded by the coding sequence ATGAACTCCTCATTATTTTATAGTCTTTTACGAAAGAAATTCCCTTTTACGCCAACATACCAACAGGATATATTTTTTCAAAAAATTGCTATTTTCTTAACAGATACTTATGATGATACGATTTTTGTACTCAAAGGATATGCAGGAACAGGGAAGACAACTGTTATTTCGACTATTGTCAATAATTTGGTTGAAATCAATAAAAAATACGTTTTGCTAGCGCCTACAGGTCGTGCGGCAAAAGTAATTGCGAACTATTCAGAAAAGCCAGCATTTACGATTCATAAGAAAATATATTTTCCCAAAAAGTCTTCAGGTGGGGGCGTTTCTTTTATTTTACAACCCAACAAACACAAGAATACCATTTTTATAGTCGATGAAGCTTCGATGATTTCGGATACCAACTCGGATTCTAAATTATACGAAAGTAGTTCATTGCTGGACGATTTGATTTCCTATGTTTATTCGGGAACCAATTGTAAAATGATCCTATTGGGAGATACCGCTCAGTTGCCACCAGTAAACTTAGATGTCAGTCCTGCTTTAGATATCGATACCCTTAGTTTGCATTACAATAAAGAAATAGATCATATCGAACTTGATGAAGTTATGCGTCAAGAGGAGGATTCAGGAATTTTGTATAATGCCACAGAATTACGTGCCTTGCTTAAAGATTCATTTATTACCGATTTTCAATTTGATGTAAAAAAATTCAAAGATATTGTTCGATTGGTGGATGGCTATGATATTCAGGATGCTATCAATTCGGCTTACAGCAATTACAGTATTGAAGACACTGCCTTTATTGTTCGTTCCAACAAAAGAGCGAATCAATACAACGAGCAAATTAGAACTAAAATCTTAGATAAAGAAAACGAACTCTCCACAGGTGATTTTCTAATGGTGGTGAAGAATAATTATTTTTGGTTAAAAGATTCAGACGAAGCAGGTTTTATTGCCAATGGAGATATTATCGAGGTTTTGGAGATTTTTACCATCATCGAATTGTATGGATTTAAGTTTGCCAAAGTAAAAATCAGAATGGTTGATTACCCCAACCAAAAACCATTTGAAACCGTATTATTATTAGACACTATCAAAAGTGAATCACCATCATTGTCTTACGAAGATTCTAATAGACTGTACGAAGAAGTGATGAAAGATTATGAAAGTGAAACTACTAAGTACAAGAAATTCCAAAAAGTAAAAGCAAATGAATACTTTAATGGATTGCAAGTAAAGTTCTCGTACGCAATTACTTGTCATAAATCACAGGGAGGGCAGTGGAACACTGTATTCATAGAACAACCCTATTTACCCAACGGTATTGATCGAGATTATATCCGATGGCTGTACACCGCTATGACGCGTGCTAAAAGTAAATTATATTTGATAGGTTTTAAAGACGAGAGTTTTGTGGAATGA
- a CDS encoding MarR family winged helix-turn-helix transcriptional regulator, which yields MSVFNLNEQNANLDKKIVAGLERISQVFKILLWEKSKLHQLSPIQIQLLIFIKYHTQNQSTVSYLAHEFNVSKPTISDTIKTLEQKKYIKKIIDKVDARSYTIELTELGKDIVLETENFADPLFDIISKSDADDKIILWRNISDMILQLNKMKIITIQRTCYNCKFFSKEENVPFCGLLNQELKSEDIRMDCGEFIQV from the coding sequence ATGTCAGTATTCAATCTTAACGAGCAAAATGCTAATCTTGACAAAAAAATTGTAGCAGGACTGGAGCGTATTTCTCAAGTTTTTAAAATATTGCTTTGGGAAAAGTCGAAACTACACCAACTTTCTCCCATTCAAATACAATTACTGATTTTTATTAAGTATCATACTCAAAATCAATCTACGGTCAGTTATTTGGCACATGAATTTAATGTTTCGAAACCAACGATTAGTGATACTATCAAAACTTTAGAACAAAAGAAATATATCAAAAAAATTATTGATAAAGTTGATGCTAGAAGCTACACCATTGAGTTGACTGAATTGGGTAAGGATATTGTTTTAGAAACTGAGAATTTTGCTGATCCTTTGTTTGATATTATTTCTAAATCGGATGCCGATGATAAAATTATTCTGTGGAGGAATATTTCGGATATGATTCTTCAATTAAATAAAATGAAGATAATTACCATTCAAAGAACGTGTTACAATTGCAAGTTTTTTTCAAAGGAGGAGAATGTTCCCTTTTGTGGTTTATTAAATCAAGAATTAAAAAGTGAAGACATCCGAATGGATTGTGGCGAATTTATCCAAGTTTGA
- a CDS encoding thioredoxin family protein: MSKSVFYHAGCPVCVSAEQDVIDLIGQNNVQIIHLGEDKSKINEAEKAGVKSVPALVTPKGNVLHLNFGASIQDLKG; this comes from the coding sequence ATGAGTAAATCAGTATTTTATCACGCAGGTTGCCCTGTTTGTGTAAGCGCAGAACAAGACGTTATAGATTTAATAGGTCAAAATAACGTCCAAATCATTCATTTGGGAGAGGACAAATCGAAAATCAATGAAGCAGAAAAAGCAGGGGTAAAATCAGTTCCAGCTTTGGTAACTCCAAAAGGGAATGTATTACATTTAAATTTTGGTGCTTCAATTCAAGATTTAAAAGGTTAA
- a CDS encoding transposase has protein sequence MSIYLFIIEEEQRFTIKLIHKFASDYLRSWFPNLGSYSGFSNRLNQLSEAFRNLTSSLFENFMPQDCHVNQSLLDSMPIITCSGKRFAKVAKDLTDKGYCSTKSLYYFGVKLHALAFRRDKTIPFPEEIQITPATVNDLTVFKEAWSNKTNRCFFGDKIYINQDFFSDLENEKNSIMMTPIKGVKGKCLENKNRDKAADDLFSVAVSRIR, from the coding sequence ATGAGCATCTATTTATTTATCATTGAAGAAGAACAACGATTCACGATAAAGCTAATACATAAATTTGCATCTGATTATTTGCGTTCTTGGTTTCCAAATTTAGGTTCTTATTCAGGATTTTCAAATAGACTAAATCAATTATCTGAAGCATTTAGAAATCTTACAAGTTCACTTTTTGAAAATTTTATGCCTCAAGATTGTCACGTAAATCAAAGTTTGCTCGATTCTATGCCGATAATTACTTGTTCTGGAAAACGATTTGCTAAAGTCGCTAAAGACCTTACAGATAAAGGATATTGTTCTACTAAAAGTTTGTATTATTTTGGAGTAAAGCTTCACGCATTAGCCTTTAGACGCGATAAAACGATTCCTTTTCCAGAAGAAATTCAAATAACACCAGCTACGGTAAATGACTTAACAGTATTTAAAGAAGCTTGGTCTAATAAAACAAATAGATGTTTTTTTGGAGACAAAATTTACATCAATCAAGACTTTTTTTCAGATTTAGAAAATGAAAAAAACTCAATAATGATGACTCCTATAAAAGGAGTTAAAGGTAAATGTCTAGAAAATAAAAATAGAGACAAAGCTGCTGATGATTTGTTTTCAGTAGCGGTATCAAGGATTAGATAA
- a CDS encoding SIMPL domain-containing protein (The SIMPL domain is named for its presence in mouse protein SIMPL (signalling molecule that associates with mouse pelle-like kinase). Bacterial member BP26, from Brucella, was shown to assemble into a channel-like structure, while YggE from E. coli has been associated with resistance to oxidative stress.), with amino-acid sequence MKKIILVLTVFVMTMSYAQEIKLIPQINVSGEGKVKVVPDQALITATVETKGTMAKEVKKQNDQQVESVLKLIKKMNLNPADYKTQRVALNPQYDYEKKKHNYNATQTIEITLKDLSKYDELMEGLVENGINRIDNVSFQSSKMAQYESEARKLAIKEAKSKAEDYVSVVGQKIGRALTITDNSQGYSPQPVYARMKTMVISEDASTPRETLAAGEIEITANVNVSFLLD; translated from the coding sequence ATGAAAAAGATAATTTTAGTTCTTACAGTGTTTGTTATGACGATGTCCTATGCTCAGGAAATAAAACTAATTCCACAAATTAATGTGTCTGGAGAAGGAAAAGTAAAAGTGGTTCCCGATCAAGCTTTAATTACAGCTACAGTCGAAACTAAAGGTACCATGGCTAAAGAAGTAAAGAAACAAAACGACCAACAAGTAGAGTCTGTTTTGAAATTAATAAAAAAAATGAATTTGAATCCTGCTGATTACAAAACACAACGTGTGGCTTTGAATCCGCAATACGATTATGAAAAAAAGAAACACAATTACAATGCTACACAAACAATCGAAATAACGTTGAAGGATTTATCGAAATATGATGAATTAATGGAAGGTTTGGTTGAAAATGGAATTAACAGAATTGACAATGTGAGTTTTCAATCTTCAAAAATGGCACAATACGAATCGGAGGCGAGAAAATTAGCGATAAAAGAAGCAAAGAGTAAGGCCGAGGATTATGTATCTGTAGTGGGACAGAAAATAGGTCGTGCGTTGACAATTACAGATAATTCACAAGGATATAGTCCGCAACCTGTTTATGCTCGTATGAAGACTATGGTAATTAGTGAAGATGCATCTACTCCAAGAGAAACTTTGGCAGCTGGAGAAATCGAAATTACAGCCAATGTGAATGTGAGTTTTCTATTGGATTAA